The Burkholderia pyrrocinia genome has a segment encoding these proteins:
- a CDS encoding aminotransferase class IV family protein, with protein MTAAPFPSVARINGVAATQDALAALAFAGHAHFTAMQVRDGCVRGLDLHLARLRDASNALFGQALPDERIRAFLRAALERAPSALSLTATVHATTGEFVAARDDEALDVLVRTAAPSSGPAGPLDLALFEYERVLPDIKHVGEVAKTHFLRRAVAQGFDDAAFTDRHGRISEGSIWNLAFWTGDAVIWPVAGMLGGVTMRIVRRQLARLGVAQHDRELTPADIPSMAGAIVMNSWTPGIAVRRFGTATLPDSPSFAALLHRAYEQEPLVAL; from the coding sequence ATGACCGCTGCCCCTTTCCCGTCCGTCGCCCGGATCAACGGCGTGGCCGCCACGCAAGACGCGCTCGCCGCGCTGGCGTTCGCGGGCCATGCGCATTTCACCGCGATGCAGGTGCGCGACGGCTGCGTGCGCGGCCTCGACCTGCACCTCGCGCGGTTGCGCGATGCATCGAACGCGCTGTTCGGCCAGGCGTTGCCCGACGAGCGGATTCGCGCGTTCCTGCGCGCCGCGCTCGAGCGCGCACCGTCGGCGCTGTCGCTGACCGCAACCGTGCATGCGACGACGGGCGAATTCGTCGCGGCGCGCGACGACGAAGCACTCGACGTGCTGGTTCGTACCGCCGCGCCGTCGTCGGGGCCGGCCGGCCCGCTCGACCTCGCGCTTTTCGAATACGAGCGCGTGCTGCCCGACATCAAGCACGTCGGCGAAGTCGCGAAGACGCATTTCCTGCGCCGCGCGGTCGCGCAGGGTTTCGACGATGCGGCGTTCACCGATCGCCACGGGCGCATCAGCGAAGGCTCGATCTGGAACCTGGCGTTCTGGACCGGCGATGCAGTCATATGGCCGGTGGCCGGCATGCTCGGCGGCGTCACGATGCGCATCGTGCGCCGGCAACTGGCGCGCCTCGGCGTCGCGCAGCACGATCGCGAACTGACGCCGGCCGATATTCCTTCGATGGCCGGCGCCATCGTGATGAATTCGTGGACGCCCGGTATCGCCGTGCGCCGGTTCGGCACGGCGACGCTGCCCGACTCGCCGTCGTTCGCCGCGCTGCTGCATCGCGCGTATGAGCAGGAGCCGCTCGTCGCCCTGTGA
- a CDS encoding urate hydroxylase PuuD: MEGFITDWLNLALRWLHVIVAIAWIGESFYFVALDNSLKPPTDPNQRKRGVFGELWHVHGGGFYNMQKYTVAPPEMPDDLHWSKWPSYTTWLSGFSLFFVLYLLAPNTYLIDKSVLDMGPVVAVASALGFLAAGWIVYDSLCRILGTNDRVLGICVGLYVVVAAYLACHIFAGRAAYLIVGAMLATIMSANVFFVIIPGQRKMVDKMLKGEEPNPIYGKRGKQRSVHNTYFTLPVVFAMLSNHYAMTYTNKFNWVVLVLIMLAGALIRQFFVMRHRGKQLWYLPIGGVALLAGALVWTTPKPVAPEAQAANAPKIVINDIMPILQQRCVECHSSKPTLMGSAPAGVMFDTPDEVSKNAQRIYEQAVRLKAMPIGNVTHMTDDERTKLAAWFEGGAVK, from the coding sequence ATGGAAGGCTTCATCACCGACTGGCTGAACCTCGCGCTGCGATGGCTGCACGTCATCGTCGCCATTGCGTGGATCGGCGAGTCGTTCTATTTCGTCGCGCTCGACAACAGCCTGAAACCGCCGACCGACCCGAACCAGCGCAAGCGCGGTGTGTTCGGCGAACTGTGGCACGTCCACGGCGGCGGTTTCTACAACATGCAGAAGTACACGGTCGCCCCGCCGGAAATGCCGGATGACCTGCACTGGTCGAAGTGGCCGTCGTACACGACCTGGCTGTCGGGCTTCTCGCTGTTCTTCGTGCTGTACCTGCTCGCGCCGAACACCTACCTGATCGACAAGAGCGTGCTCGACATGGGCCCGGTGGTCGCCGTCGCGTCCGCGCTCGGCTTCCTCGCCGCCGGCTGGATCGTCTACGACTCGCTGTGCCGCATCCTCGGCACCAACGACCGCGTGCTCGGCATCTGCGTCGGCCTCTACGTCGTCGTCGCCGCGTACCTCGCGTGCCACATCTTCGCGGGCCGTGCCGCCTACCTGATCGTCGGCGCGATGCTCGCGACGATCATGTCGGCGAACGTGTTCTTCGTGATCATCCCCGGCCAGCGCAAGATGGTCGACAAGATGCTCAAGGGCGAAGAGCCGAACCCGATCTACGGCAAGCGCGGCAAGCAGCGCTCGGTGCACAACACGTACTTCACGCTGCCCGTCGTGTTCGCGATGCTGTCGAACCACTATGCGATGACGTACACGAACAAGTTCAACTGGGTCGTGCTCGTGCTGATCATGCTGGCCGGCGCGCTGATCCGTCAGTTCTTCGTGATGCGTCACCGCGGCAAGCAGCTGTGGTACCTGCCGATCGGCGGCGTCGCGCTGCTGGCCGGCGCGCTGGTGTGGACGACGCCGAAGCCGGTCGCACCGGAAGCGCAAGCCGCGAACGCGCCGAAGATCGTGATCAACGACATCATGCCGATCCTGCAGCAGCGCTGCGTCGAGTGCCACTCGTCGAAGCCGACGCTGATGGGCAGCGCACCCGCGGGCGTGATGTTCGACACGCCGGACGAAGTGTCGAAGAACGCGCAGCGTATCTACGAACAGGCCGTGCGCCTGAAGGCGATGCCGATCGGCAACGTCACGCACATGACCGACGACGAGCGGACGAAGCTCGCCGCCTGGTTCGAGGGTGGCGCGGTCAAGTAA
- a CDS encoding NAD(P)-dependent oxidoreductase codes for MEVGFCGPGLMGAPMIRHLLAAGHRVSVWNRSRDKAEALVKDGAQVVGTPRELAECVDTVFVCVLDGRAVGDVVFGEHGLLSGDAASRRLQRIVDHSSIPPAATRDYAARAAALGVGWVDAPVSGGVPGAQAGTLAVMAGGRAADLDAVRPLIGTYASRITHMGDAGAGQTAKLCNQAIVTATVTAIAEAVGLAQASGIDAARLAEALAGGWADSVLLQTFVPRMTSGGHPPIGALGTFQKDVDAIADAARDTGAVMPVSATVQQVLRLGAAQGLAGADFAAFIDIVRPGNGRQQPA; via the coding sequence GTGGAAGTCGGATTTTGCGGACCGGGATTGATGGGCGCGCCGATGATTCGTCATTTGCTGGCGGCCGGGCATCGGGTCAGCGTGTGGAATCGCTCGCGCGACAAGGCCGAGGCGCTCGTGAAGGACGGCGCGCAGGTGGTCGGCACGCCGCGCGAGCTGGCTGAATGCGTCGATACGGTATTCGTGTGCGTGCTCGACGGGCGCGCGGTCGGCGACGTCGTGTTCGGCGAGCACGGGCTGCTTTCCGGCGATGCGGCTTCGCGCCGCCTGCAGCGCATCGTCGATCATTCGAGCATTCCGCCTGCCGCGACGCGCGACTACGCGGCGCGTGCGGCCGCGCTCGGCGTCGGCTGGGTCGATGCGCCGGTGTCGGGCGGCGTGCCGGGCGCGCAGGCCGGCACGCTCGCGGTGATGGCCGGCGGCCGCGCGGCCGATCTCGACGCGGTGCGGCCGCTGATCGGCACATACGCGTCGCGCATCACGCACATGGGCGACGCGGGCGCGGGCCAGACGGCGAAGCTGTGCAACCAGGCGATCGTCACCGCGACGGTGACCGCGATCGCCGAGGCGGTCGGCCTGGCGCAGGCGAGCGGCATCGACGCCGCGCGCCTGGCCGAGGCGCTGGCCGGCGGCTGGGCCGATTCGGTGCTGCTGCAGACGTTCGTGCCGCGCATGACGTCGGGCGGCCATCCGCCGATCGGCGCACTCGGCACGTTCCAGAAGGATGTCGATGCGATCGCCGACGCGGCGCGCGACACGGGCGCGGTGATGCCCGTGTCGGCCACCGTGCAGCAGGTGTTGCGGCTCGGCGCCGCGCAGGGGCTCGCCGGCGCCGATTTCGCCGCGTTCATCGACATCGTGCGGCCCGGCAACGGGCGTCAGCAGCCCGCGTGA
- a CDS encoding RidA family protein, whose product MAKRSVVFPPGRRALYERNRYSPALGSNGFLFVSGQVGSRDDGSPEPELGAQVRRAFDNLNAVLRAAGCTFDDVVDVTVFLVDPEATFERIWEIVPEYWGDAPHPTLTAVGVTWLYGFQFEIKAIARLPEPVDG is encoded by the coding sequence ATGGCAAAGCGTAGCGTAGTTTTCCCGCCCGGTCGCCGGGCGCTGTATGAGCGCAACCGCTATTCGCCGGCGCTGGGCTCGAACGGCTTCCTGTTCGTGTCCGGGCAGGTCGGCAGCCGCGACGACGGTTCGCCCGAGCCGGAGCTGGGCGCGCAGGTCCGCCGCGCGTTCGACAACCTGAACGCGGTGCTGCGTGCGGCCGGCTGCACGTTCGACGATGTCGTCGACGTGACGGTGTTCCTCGTCGACCCTGAAGCGACGTTCGAGCGGATCTGGGAGATCGTCCCCGAGTATTGGGGCGACGCGCCGCACCCGACGCTGACCGCCGTCGGCGTGACCTGGTTGTACGGCTTCCAGTTCGAGATCAAGGCGATCGCGCGGCTGCCGGAGCCTGTCGACGGGTGA
- a CDS encoding ACT domain-containing protein, with protein MSQPENDLAILLRTMQPELHPGAYAFVSLPTDADVSLSETIATFREAEGLTVVVREEVASRRGWPVLFRAAWITLTVHSDLAAVGLTAAFARALGAAGISCNVMAAAYHDHIFVPFDDGPRALDALVALQRDAMGS; from the coding sequence ATGAGCCAACCTGAAAACGACCTCGCAATCCTGCTGCGCACGATGCAACCCGAGCTGCATCCGGGCGCGTACGCGTTCGTATCGCTGCCGACCGATGCAGACGTATCGTTATCCGAAACGATTGCGACGTTCCGCGAAGCGGAAGGCCTGACGGTCGTCGTCCGCGAGGAGGTGGCCTCACGTCGCGGCTGGCCCGTGCTGTTCCGCGCCGCGTGGATCACGCTGACCGTGCATTCCGATCTCGCGGCCGTTGGCCTCACCGCGGCATTCGCGCGGGCGCTCGGTGCGGCCGGCATCAGTTGCAACGTGATGGCCGCCGCGTACCACGATCATATCTTCGTGCCGTTCGACGACGGCCCGCGCGCGCTCGATGCGCTCGTCGCGCTCCAGCGCGACGCGATGGGCAGTTAG
- a CDS encoding LysR substrate-binding domain-containing protein → MSQQREAIDTYLLRVLHTLLMERSVTRAAVKLNQSQPAISAALRRLRDITGDPLLVRGKSGMVPTEYGLRLLEPVQNALREIERIKFQQHNFDPATSIRCYRIGCPDYLNVLFVPTVVERFRLAAPNATLEFHSLGPAFDYELALEDGKLDIVVGNWPEPPEQLHLSNLFVDEIVCLMSNTHPFAKRGGLTLDQYLNAPHLAPTPYSVGQRGAIDVHLARERLKRHVVVTLPYFNLAPYVLVKSDLIFTTTRLFADHYAKFLPLSVVPAPLDFPPMQYYQLWHERCHYSDEVRWLRSLVAEATRTLIEA, encoded by the coding sequence ATGAGTCAGCAACGCGAGGCGATCGACACGTACCTCTTGCGCGTCTTGCACACCTTGTTGATGGAGCGCAGCGTCACGCGCGCGGCCGTCAAACTGAACCAGTCGCAACCGGCGATCAGCGCCGCGCTGCGGCGACTGCGCGACATCACCGGCGACCCGCTGCTGGTGCGAGGCAAATCCGGCATGGTGCCGACCGAATACGGGCTGCGTCTGCTCGAGCCCGTGCAGAACGCACTGCGTGAAATCGAGCGCATCAAGTTCCAGCAGCACAACTTCGACCCGGCCACGTCGATCCGCTGCTACCGGATCGGCTGCCCCGACTACCTGAACGTGCTGTTCGTGCCGACCGTCGTCGAGCGCTTCCGCCTGGCCGCGCCGAACGCGACGCTCGAGTTTCACTCGCTCGGCCCCGCGTTCGATTACGAACTCGCGCTGGAAGACGGCAAGCTCGACATCGTCGTCGGCAACTGGCCCGAACCACCCGAGCAACTGCACCTGTCGAACCTGTTCGTCGACGAAATCGTCTGCCTGATGAGCAACACGCACCCGTTCGCGAAGCGCGGCGGGCTCACGCTCGACCAGTACCTGAACGCGCCGCATCTCGCGCCGACGCCGTACTCGGTCGGCCAGCGCGGCGCGATCGACGTGCATCTCGCGCGCGAACGGCTCAAGCGCCACGTGGTCGTCACGCTGCCGTACTTCAACCTCGCGCCGTACGTGCTCGTGAAGTCCGACCTGATCTTCACCACCACGCGCCTGTTCGCCGATCACTACGCGAAGTTCCTGCCGCTGTCGGTCGTGCCGGCGCCGCTCGACTTCCCGCCGATGCAGTACTACCAGCTGTGGCACGAGCGCTGCCACTACTCCGACGAAGTGCGCTGGCTGCGCAGCCTCGTCGCCGAAGCCACCCGCACGCTGATCGAGGCGTAA
- a CDS encoding LysR substrate-binding domain-containing protein: MERMWPGTRALRTFDAAARHLNFSRAADEVGLTPAAVSHQIKEIEAQLGIELFIRTSRSIRLTPAGVVLAGAAADALAGLQRATARARRAAREQTELRVSVGARFATHWLLPRLPRFRAAHPAFELTFDITDRLRDFDDDDVDVAIRFGTGRYRGACAQRLFGTSVVAVCSPALLSAGPPLRKPRDLLRHTLCHVDCEVDGMIWPRWSAWMAAAGVDGFDDSRCVAFPDSSHVVQAVTDGAAVGLAEPHMIARDLADGRLVRLFDVSVALSPEVAYHVVYPERTQDDPRIVALRGWLADEVAMVDA; this comes from the coding sequence ATGGAACGCATGTGGCCCGGTACGCGCGCGCTGAGAACGTTCGATGCGGCGGCGCGGCACCTGAATTTCTCGCGGGCGGCCGACGAGGTCGGGCTGACGCCGGCGGCGGTCAGCCACCAGATCAAGGAAATCGAGGCGCAGCTCGGCATCGAGCTGTTCATTCGCACGAGCCGCAGCATCCGGCTGACGCCGGCCGGCGTCGTGCTGGCCGGCGCGGCCGCCGATGCGCTGGCGGGCCTGCAGCGCGCGACTGCACGGGCGCGGCGCGCCGCGCGGGAACAGACGGAGCTTCGCGTGTCGGTCGGCGCGCGCTTTGCGACGCACTGGCTGCTGCCGCGCCTGCCGCGTTTCAGGGCCGCGCATCCGGCGTTCGAACTGACGTTCGACATCACCGACCGGTTGCGCGATTTCGATGACGACGACGTGGATGTCGCGATCCGCTTCGGCACCGGGCGTTATCGCGGCGCGTGCGCGCAGCGCCTGTTCGGCACGTCGGTCGTCGCGGTGTGCAGCCCGGCGCTGCTGTCGGCCGGGCCGCCGCTGCGCAAGCCGCGCGATTTGCTGCGCCACACGCTTTGCCATGTGGACTGCGAAGTCGACGGCATGATCTGGCCGCGCTGGTCGGCATGGATGGCCGCGGCCGGCGTCGATGGTTTCGACGACAGCCGGTGCGTCGCGTTTCCGGATTCGAGCCACGTCGTGCAGGCCGTGACGGACGGCGCGGCGGTCGGTCTCGCGGAGCCGCACATGATCGCGCGCGATCTCGCGGACGGACGCCTCGTGCGGCTGTTCGACGTGAGCGTCGCGCTGTCGCCCGAGGTGGCCTATCACGTCGTGTATCCGGAGCGGACGCAGGATGATCCGCGCATCGTCGCGTTGCGCGGCTGGCTCGCGGACGAAGTGGCAATGGTGGATGCGTAG
- a CDS encoding 8-oxoguanine deaminase, with protein MNLEQHAGARAPNASPSRPKTLLVKHADVLVTMDDTRRELRDAGLYIEDNRIVAVGPTAELPDTADEVLDLRGHLVIPGLVNTHHHMYQSLTRAVPAAQNAELFGWLTNLYRIWAHLTPEMIEVSTLTAMAELLQSGCTTSSDHLYIYPNGSRLDDSIGAAQRIGMRFHASRGAMSVGQRDGGLPPDSVVEREPDILRDTQRLIESYHDEGRYAMLRVVVAPCSPFSVSRELMRDAAVLAREYGVSLHTHLAENVNDIAYSREKFGMTPAEYAEDLGWVGHDVWHAHCVQLDDAGIGLFARTGTGVAHCPCSNMRLASGIAPVKKMRLAGVPVGLGVDGSASNDGAQMVAEVRQALLLQRVGFGPDAMTAREALEIATLGGAKVLNRDDIGALKPGMAADFAAFDLRQPLFAGALHDPVAALVFCAPSQTAYTVVNGKVVVREGRLATLDLPPVIERHNALAQALVEASR; from the coding sequence ATGAACCTCGAGCAGCACGCCGGCGCACGCGCGCCGAACGCATCCCCATCCCGCCCGAAAACCCTGTTGGTCAAGCACGCCGACGTGCTCGTGACCATGGACGACACGCGCCGCGAGCTGCGCGACGCAGGGCTCTATATCGAAGACAACCGGATCGTCGCGGTCGGCCCGACCGCCGAGCTGCCCGACACGGCCGACGAAGTGCTCGACCTGCGCGGCCACCTCGTGATCCCGGGGCTCGTGAACACGCACCACCACATGTACCAGAGCCTCACGCGCGCGGTGCCGGCCGCGCAGAACGCCGAGCTGTTCGGCTGGCTCACGAACCTGTACCGGATCTGGGCGCACCTGACGCCCGAGATGATCGAGGTGTCGACGCTCACCGCGATGGCCGAGCTGCTGCAGTCGGGCTGCACGACGTCGAGCGACCACCTTTACATCTACCCGAACGGCAGCCGGCTCGACGACAGCATCGGCGCCGCGCAGCGGATCGGCATGCGCTTCCACGCGAGCCGCGGCGCGATGAGCGTCGGCCAGCGCGACGGCGGGCTGCCGCCCGATTCCGTCGTCGAACGCGAACCCGACATCCTGCGCGACACGCAGCGCTTGATCGAGTCCTATCACGACGAAGGCCGCTACGCAATGCTGCGCGTGGTGGTCGCGCCGTGCTCGCCGTTCTCGGTGAGCCGCGAGCTGATGCGCGACGCCGCCGTGCTCGCGCGCGAGTACGGCGTGTCGCTGCACACGCACCTGGCGGAGAACGTCAACGACATCGCGTACAGCCGCGAGAAGTTCGGGATGACGCCCGCCGAATATGCGGAAGATCTCGGCTGGGTCGGCCACGACGTATGGCATGCGCACTGCGTGCAGCTCGACGATGCGGGCATCGGTTTGTTCGCGCGCACCGGCACGGGTGTTGCGCACTGTCCGTGCTCGAACATGCGGCTCGCGTCGGGTATCGCGCCGGTGAAGAAGATGCGTCTCGCGGGCGTGCCGGTCGGCCTCGGCGTCGATGGCTCTGCGTCGAACGACGGCGCGCAGATGGTCGCGGAAGTGCGGCAGGCGCTGCTGCTGCAGCGGGTCGGTTTCGGGCCCGATGCGATGACCGCGCGCGAAGCGCTCGAGATCGCGACGCTCGGCGGCGCGAAGGTGCTGAACCGCGACGATATCGGCGCGCTGAAGCCCGGCATGGCCGCGGACTTCGCCGCGTTCGACCTGCGCCAGCCGCTGTTCGCGGGCGCGCTGCACGATCCTGTTGCGGCGCTGGTGTTCTGCGCGCCGTCGCAGACGGCGTACACGGTGGTGAACGGGAAGGTGGTGGTGCGGGAAGGGCGGCTGGCGACGCTCGATCTGCCGCCCGTCATCGAACGCCATAACGCGCTCGCGCAGGCGCTCGTCGAGGCATCGCGCTGA
- a CDS encoding dodecin: protein MSDHVYKMIELTGSSQQSSDDAIRNAISKAGKTLHNLHWFQVTETRGHIEGDQVVHWQVTLKVGMRIDD, encoded by the coding sequence ATGAGCGACCACGTGTACAAGATGATCGAACTGACCGGTTCGTCGCAGCAATCGAGCGACGACGCCATCCGCAACGCGATCTCGAAAGCGGGCAAGACGCTGCACAACCTGCACTGGTTCCAGGTGACCGAAACGCGCGGCCACATCGAAGGCGACCAGGTCGTTCACTGGCAGGTCACGCTGAAGGTCGGCATGCGCATCGACGACTGA
- the uraH gene encoding hydroxyisourate hydrolase, with protein MGKLTTHVLDTAHGRPGAALKVDLYALDGESRRAIKTVLTNSDGRCDEPLLEGAALAAGEYELVFHAGDYFASLGVKVPEPRFVDRVVLRFGIADTGSHYHVPLLVSPWSYSTYRGS; from the coding sequence ATGGGAAAGCTCACTACCCACGTACTCGATACGGCGCACGGTCGTCCCGGCGCTGCACTCAAGGTGGACCTCTACGCGCTGGACGGCGAATCGCGCCGCGCGATCAAGACCGTACTGACCAATAGCGACGGCCGCTGCGACGAACCCCTGCTCGAAGGCGCCGCGCTCGCCGCCGGCGAATACGAACTCGTGTTCCATGCCGGCGACTACTTCGCGTCGCTCGGCGTGAAGGTGCCCGAACCCCGTTTCGTCGACCGCGTCGTGCTGCGCTTCGGCATCGCCGACACCGGCTCGCACTACCACGTGCCGCTGCTCGTGTCGCCGTGGTCGTACAGCACCTATCGCGGCAGCTGA